A genomic window from Punica granatum isolate Tunisia-2019 chromosome 2, ASM765513v2, whole genome shotgun sequence includes:
- the LOC116194116 gene encoding uncharacterized protein LOC116194116, with protein sequence MASILSSQGVVLATAMAVSGTVILLALRLQKSLPTSAHHQFPVVGQIDPAAAQSSRQAAALRSCISATADGKKRSEKKKKKKKRVHFAEDVVDPIGYSEEFRRQHGIIITNRTYNNNYHSTDYCYNPSPSTSSSSSTSSPKFIKKVGGKVVPEMPANRIALYNGILRDRVVHRLACSY encoded by the exons ATGGCCTCGATCTTGAGCTCGCAAGGGGTGGTCTTGGCCACAGCCATGGCTGTCTCCGGAACTGTAATCCTCCTTGCCCTCCGCCTTCAGAAGTCTCTGCCCACTTCCGCTCATCATCAATTCCCAGTAGTTGGGCAAATTGATCCGGCTGCTGCTCAGTCTTCACGGCAAGCTGCAGCCCTTCGTTCTTGTATATCTGCTACTGCTG ATGGGAAGAAGAGatcagagaagaagaagaagaagaagaagagggtgCACTTTGCAGAGGATGTTGTGGATCCAATTGGTTACAGTGAGGAATTCAGGAGACAACATGGGATCATAATCACCAACCGTACATATAATAACAATTACCACAGCACTGACTACTGCTACAATCCCTCCCCCTCaacctcatcatcatcatcaacttCTTCCCCAAAGTTCATCAAGAAAGTCGGTGGCAAAGTCGTACCGGAAATGCCTGCAAACAGGATAGCCCTCTACAATGGAATCCTCAGAGATCGGGTCGTCCATAGATTGGCCTGCTCCTATTGA